A region of Subdoligranulum variabile DNA encodes the following proteins:
- a CDS encoding alpha-1,2-fucosyltransferase: MIYAELAGGLGNQMFIYAFARALGLRCGEAVTLLDRQDWRDGAPAHTACALEGLNLVPEVKILAEPGFAKRHLPRQNTAKALMIKYEQRQGLMARDWHDWERRCAPVLNLLGLHFATDGYTPVRRGPARDFLAWGYFQSEAYFADFAPTIRAELRAKQAPAGVWAEKIRAAACPVALHLRRGDYCRPENEILQVCSPAYYARAAAAAAAAYPEATLFVFSDDIDWAKEHLDTAGLPAVWMPRGDAVGDLNLMALCRGFILSNSTYSWWAQYLAGEGRTVWAPDRWFAHTKQTALYQPGWHLIETR, encoded by the coding sequence ATGATCTACGCGGAACTGGCCGGCGGGCTGGGCAACCAGATGTTCATTTATGCCTTTGCCCGGGCGCTGGGGCTGCGCTGCGGCGAGGCGGTCACCCTGCTGGACCGGCAGGACTGGCGGGACGGCGCCCCCGCCCACACGGCCTGCGCCCTGGAGGGGCTGAACCTGGTCCCGGAGGTGAAGATCCTGGCGGAGCCGGGGTTTGCCAAGCGGCATCTGCCCCGGCAGAACACCGCCAAGGCGCTGATGATCAAATACGAGCAGCGCCAGGGGCTGATGGCCCGGGACTGGCACGACTGGGAGCGCCGCTGCGCCCCGGTGCTGAATCTGCTGGGGCTGCACTTTGCCACCGACGGCTACACTCCGGTGCGGCGCGGCCCGGCCAGAGATTTCCTGGCCTGGGGCTATTTCCAGAGTGAAGCCTACTTTGCGGATTTTGCCCCCACCATCCGGGCAGAACTGCGGGCGAAGCAGGCCCCGGCGGGGGTGTGGGCGGAAAAGATCCGCGCTGCGGCCTGCCCGGTGGCGCTGCATCTGCGCCGGGGGGACTACTGCCGTCCCGAAAACGAGATCCTGCAGGTCTGCAGCCCGGCCTACTATGCCCGGGCGGCGGCCGCCGCGGCCGCCGCATATCCGGAGGCGACCCTTTTTGTCTTTTCCGACGACATTGACTGGGCGAAGGAACACTTGGACACCGCGGGCCTGCCCGCCGTCTGGATGCCCCGGGGGGATGCGGTGGGGGACCTGAATCTCATGGCCCTGTGCCGGGGATTCATCCTGAGCAATTCCACCTACAGCTGGTGGGCGCAGTATCTGGCGGGGGAGGGACGCACCGTCTGGGCGCCCGACCGCTGGTTTGCCCACACCAAACAGACGGCGCTGTACCAGCCCGGCTGGCATCTTATCGAAACCCGATAA
- a CDS encoding glycosyltransferase, producing MRILMISNHLGVQSGVQRYVQNLLLHLDTTRYQVDLFVGQCPPDQASTAPALEARGVRILAVPDHKRDRIRALWRHLRTHKDYDIIHYHTASKIGAPVCGMMRLLCPRAKIIVHSHIVYPPMTLTWRAAHGVYQLFADYFLGCGVAAGRFVFGDHIDRRPNFAVACNAVDQGRFYPDAAARAATRARYGIADTDRLAGFVGRLNHQKNPLFLMEVFAAMAADPAWKLLLVGTGEMEAEMRAAAARHGLTDRVIFAGVQSDVPAYMNAFDLFLLPSNFEGSPVTLVEAQGCGVPCLASTNVPDDGAVTDLVHFLPLDAPLTEWAATADRIAGRGPHADHWAELAAAGYELHTAAARMEQLYDQLGGKG from the coding sequence ATGCGCATTCTGATGATCAGCAACCACCTGGGCGTGCAGAGCGGCGTGCAGCGGTATGTGCAGAATCTGCTGCTCCACCTGGACACCACCCGGTATCAGGTGGACCTCTTTGTGGGGCAGTGTCCCCCCGACCAGGCCAGCACCGCCCCGGCCCTGGAGGCCAGAGGGGTGCGCATCCTGGCGGTGCCCGACCATAAGAGGGACCGCATCCGGGCCCTGTGGCGGCATCTGCGCACCCACAAGGACTACGACATCATCCACTACCACACCGCCAGCAAGATCGGCGCGCCGGTCTGCGGCATGATGCGGCTGCTCTGCCCCCGGGCGAAGATCATCGTGCACAGCCACATCGTCTACCCGCCCATGACGCTGACCTGGCGGGCGGCCCACGGCGTCTACCAGCTCTTTGCCGACTACTTCCTGGGCTGCGGGGTGGCGGCGGGGCGGTTCGTCTTCGGCGACCACATCGACCGCAGGCCCAACTTTGCCGTAGCCTGCAACGCCGTGGACCAGGGGCGGTTTTACCCCGACGCTGCGGCCCGGGCCGCCACCCGCGCCCGGTACGGCATCGCCGATACCGACCGGCTGGCGGGCTTTGTGGGGCGGCTCAACCACCAGAAGAATCCGCTGTTCCTTATGGAGGTGTTCGCGGCGATGGCCGCCGACCCCGCCTGGAAACTGCTGCTGGTGGGCACCGGCGAGATGGAGGCGGAAATGCGGGCCGCTGCCGCCCGGCACGGCCTGACCGACCGGGTGATTTTTGCGGGGGTCCAGAGCGATGTGCCCGCCTACATGAACGCCTTTGACCTGTTTTTGCTGCCCAGCAACTTTGAGGGCAGCCCCGTCACGCTGGTGGAGGCCCAGGGCTGCGGCGTGCCCTGCCTGGCGTCCACCAACGTGCCCGACGACGGCGCGGTGACGGACCTGGTGCATTTTCTGCCGCTGGACGCACCCCTGACGGAATGGGCGGCCACGGCGGACCGCATCGCGGGCCGGGGCCCCCACGCCGACCACTGGGCGGAACTGGCAGCGGCCGGGTACGAGCTGCACACCGCCGCTGCCCGGATGGAACAACTCTACGACCAACTGGGAGGCAAGGGATGA
- a CDS encoding glycosyltransferase family 4 protein, which produces MKTIAIPQFYCGPSGRKGLYNRQEVGLARAFAALGARGIVLYPDPGAAAPTVEEPEPNVKVYYLPVRALGSQAFYQSWQVLLDEHVDAVHVMGDNSPGVPSLYRFCRRHGILFYSQLGALKSTSPHKAVRLVMDLLLRRNLAIYKKTPTYAKTPAVAAELESLGVPCAGLMPVGLDTAIIPDVPAERAKLRGAVGLDPDAKILVFVGRLDPYKRPLDLVPLLKAAPGWLAVIIGQGSQGDALRAALEEAGLAGRCRLIPKLPNTAVHVYYHACNAFVNLNEQEIFGMSLLEAMYAGCPPVARHAPGPDLIIEDGVSGILCDSVEEMAAALARVDDAMGAAAQKRINEHFLWQNSAELALTLLPNKREAAHGQR; this is translated from the coding sequence ATGAAAACCATCGCTATCCCGCAGTTTTACTGCGGGCCTTCGGGCCGCAAGGGCCTGTACAACCGGCAGGAGGTGGGCCTGGCCCGCGCCTTTGCGGCGCTGGGCGCCCGGGGCATCGTGCTCTACCCCGACCCCGGTGCCGCCGCCCCCACGGTGGAGGAACCGGAACCCAACGTGAAAGTCTACTATCTGCCGGTGCGCGCCCTGGGCTCCCAGGCGTTCTACCAAAGCTGGCAGGTGCTGCTGGACGAGCATGTGGACGCCGTCCACGTGATGGGGGACAACTCCCCCGGGGTGCCCTCCCTCTACCGGTTCTGCCGGCGGCACGGCATCCTCTTTTACAGCCAGCTGGGGGCGCTGAAAAGCACCTCCCCCCACAAGGCGGTGCGCCTTGTCATGGACCTTTTGCTGCGCCGCAACCTGGCCATCTACAAAAAAACGCCCACCTACGCCAAAACCCCCGCGGTGGCCGCCGAGCTGGAAAGCCTGGGCGTGCCCTGCGCGGGGCTTATGCCGGTGGGGCTGGACACCGCCATCATCCCCGATGTGCCCGCCGAGCGGGCCAAGCTGCGGGGGGCGGTGGGACTGGACCCCGACGCGAAGATCCTCGTTTTTGTGGGGCGGCTGGATCCCTACAAGCGGCCGCTGGACCTGGTGCCGCTGCTGAAGGCCGCTCCCGGCTGGCTGGCGGTGATCATCGGCCAGGGCAGCCAGGGGGACGCCCTGCGCGCCGCCCTGGAGGAAGCGGGGCTGGCCGGACGCTGCCGGCTCATTCCCAAACTGCCCAATACGGCGGTGCATGTCTACTACCATGCCTGCAACGCCTTTGTGAACCTCAATGAGCAGGAGATCTTCGGCATGAGCCTGCTGGAGGCCATGTACGCAGGCTGTCCGCCGGTGGCCCGCCACGCCCCGGGACCCGACCTCATCATCGAGGACGGGGTCAGCGGCATCCTCTGCGATTCGGTGGAGGAGATGGCCGCGGCACTCGCCCGGGTGGACGACGCCATGGGCGCCGCCGCCCAGAAGCGGATCAACGAACATTTTCTGTGGCAGAACAGCGCCGAGCTGGCGCTGACGCTGCTGCCCAACAAGCGGGAGGCTGCCCATGGACAACGATAA
- a CDS encoding glucosamine inositolphosphorylceramide transferase family protein — protein MNQLYRALHMPPGRLLRKLTGEKEIYTIAVRPVPTAEGADPLPALGAAPYTPLPGREGFWYADPLLYRRGGARYLFAEAMDLAAGKGRIEVCHLLDDGTTEGWQVALEEDFHLSFPTVFDWNGDTWMIPESGNDHSLRLYRCKAFPAEWELVQRFAVDAELCDAILVDRTPDALTLLCSETKPDNQFFVRWRRFTLRKTVQPPEPLPGTEPPEPTGEPFELLPDEAFNLQHREFDLISRNAGPLFVLGEQVIHPTQVSTTVDYGVYLQFSARRGSSEVPLCAALPAAVRIQGLDPKDMIGIHTYCRDDQLEVIDARYLAKVKTNS, from the coding sequence ATGAATCAACTCTACCGCGCCCTGCACATGCCGCCCGGACGGCTGCTGCGCAAACTCACGGGCGAAAAGGAAATCTACACCATCGCCGTGCGGCCGGTGCCCACGGCGGAGGGCGCCGACCCGCTGCCCGCCCTGGGGGCCGCCCCCTACACCCCGCTGCCCGGGCGGGAGGGCTTCTGGTATGCCGACCCGCTGCTCTACCGCCGGGGCGGGGCGCGGTATCTCTTTGCCGAGGCCATGGACCTGGCCGCTGGCAAGGGGCGCATCGAGGTCTGCCATCTGCTGGACGACGGCACCACCGAGGGCTGGCAGGTGGCGCTGGAGGAGGACTTCCATCTGTCCTTCCCCACGGTCTTTGACTGGAACGGCGATACCTGGATGATCCCCGAATCGGGCAATGACCACAGCCTGCGGCTCTACCGCTGCAAGGCTTTCCCCGCGGAGTGGGAGCTGGTGCAGCGGTTCGCGGTGGACGCCGAACTCTGCGACGCCATCCTGGTGGACCGCACCCCCGATGCCCTGACCCTGCTGTGCAGCGAGACCAAGCCCGACAACCAGTTCTTTGTGCGGTGGCGCCGCTTCACGCTGCGCAAGACCGTCCAGCCCCCCGAACCGCTGCCCGGCACCGAACCGCCGGAGCCCACCGGGGAGCCCTTTGAGCTGCTGCCCGACGAGGCCTTCAATCTGCAGCACCGGGAATTCGACCTCATCAGCCGCAACGCCGGGCCCCTCTTTGTGCTGGGGGAGCAGGTCATCCATCCCACCCAGGTCAGCACCACGGTGGATTACGGTGTCTATCTGCAGTTTTCCGCCCGGCGGGGCAGTTCCGAGGTGCCGCTCTGCGCGGCGCTGCCCGCCGCCGTGCGCATCCAGGGACTGGATCCCAAGGATATGATCGGCATTCACACCTATTGCCGCGACGATCAGCTGGAAGTCATCGACGCGCGGTATCTTGCAAAGGTGAAGACAAATTCATGA
- a CDS encoding glycosyltransferase has translation MKILLIHCHYRLPGGEDAVFAAERALLERHGHTVVVYERSNEEAAHGLAKLLLPLHAVWNRRAAREVRALMAREKPDAVHIHNTLLLLSPAVVRAAKQSGVPVVQTLHNFRLFCPNGILLREGKVCEDCPHHGLSCAVRHRCYRGSLPQTMVVAAAYALHRRLGTWRRVTMVALTDFDRRKLLEFNHQRPMFDADRLVVKPNPVCVAEGPVRPWTQRKTQLLFAGRLEELKGLRTVLEAWDLLGADAPALLVAGEGPLGDWAREHAGAQVTFLGQLPPAELHRCMAESKGVLAASLCYESFALVPAEAHCLGTPVVASDLGNVGASVRPGIDGLRFAPGDARALAGAVRALLAGTFDCGAIAAAARRTYNEEENYRALLRLYTKEER, from the coding sequence GTGAAGATCCTGCTCATCCACTGCCATTACCGCCTGCCCGGCGGCGAAGATGCCGTCTTTGCGGCGGAGCGTGCCCTGCTGGAACGCCACGGTCACACCGTGGTGGTGTATGAGCGCAGCAACGAGGAGGCCGCCCATGGCCTGGCCAAACTGCTGCTGCCGCTCCACGCCGTCTGGAACCGCCGCGCCGCCCGGGAGGTCCGGGCGCTCATGGCCCGGGAAAAACCCGACGCCGTTCACATCCACAACACGCTGCTGCTGCTCAGCCCCGCCGTGGTGCGGGCCGCCAAACAGAGCGGCGTGCCGGTGGTGCAGACGCTGCACAACTTCCGGCTGTTCTGCCCCAACGGCATTCTGCTGCGGGAGGGCAAGGTCTGCGAGGACTGCCCCCACCACGGCCTTTCCTGCGCGGTGCGCCACCGCTGCTACCGGGGAAGCCTGCCGCAGACCATGGTGGTGGCCGCCGCCTACGCCCTCCACCGGCGGCTGGGTACCTGGCGGAGGGTCACCATGGTGGCCCTCACCGACTTTGACCGCCGCAAACTGCTGGAATTCAACCACCAGCGCCCGATGTTCGACGCCGACCGGCTGGTGGTCAAGCCCAATCCCGTCTGCGTGGCGGAGGGGCCGGTGCGCCCCTGGACCCAACGGAAAACCCAGCTGCTCTTTGCCGGACGGCTGGAGGAACTGAAAGGGCTGCGCACCGTGCTGGAAGCCTGGGACCTGCTGGGAGCGGACGCGCCCGCCCTGCTGGTGGCAGGGGAGGGCCCTCTGGGGGACTGGGCGCGGGAGCACGCCGGGGCACAGGTGACCTTCCTCGGGCAGCTGCCTCCGGCGGAACTCCACCGCTGCATGGCGGAGAGCAAGGGCGTGCTGGCGGCCAGCCTCTGCTACGAGAGTTTCGCCCTGGTCCCGGCGGAGGCCCACTGCCTGGGCACGCCGGTGGTAGCCAGCGACCTGGGCAACGTGGGGGCGTCGGTGCGCCCCGGCATCGACGGGCTGCGCTTTGCTCCCGGCGACGCCAGAGCCCTGGCGGGGGCGGTGCGGGCGCTGCTGGCCGGCACCTTTGACTGCGGTGCCATCGCCGCCGCGGCCCGCCGCACCTACAATGAAGAAGAAAACTACCGCGCCCTGCTGCGCTTATATACAAAGGAAGAACGATGA